In Isosphaera pallida ATCC 43644, the sequence CGCTCAGGACGCAGGGGCCATCGCGGTCGAGGAGCAGACCGGCAGGGCGGACAGGGAGACGCTGCCGACCTCGGCGGCTCGTCCTGGCCACTTGGGAGGAGGCCGCGACCGTCTGGACTCGCCCGTCGAGTGGATCGCCATTGGGTCGTTGTGCCTGGCGGTTGTCGCCGGAGCTTATGTGGCAATCCGCGCCGCGCGGGACTCTTCCGAGGAGGACGAAGAGGACATGCCCGAGGATCGACCGGGCATCGCTGAAACCGAGCATCGCTGACACGGAGAATCCCAACCCCTCCCCGGCCCATCGTTCGGGGACCGTGTGACGTGTCGTCAATGATTCACAAGGGATGTGATGATGGACGATTGATGGGGATTGGTCGGCTCTCCACCACTACGCCTCGTCGCTGCTTCTGTTGATTCGGCTCGCGCCGTGTTGTCGTACCTCCTCTCGTGACCTTCCTAGCCCGTCGGATCCAACCAATTAACCCAAGGAGTCGAGCCATGCCCAACCCGAGCTCGTTCCTGATGCCGATGCCGGGAGGGTCGGAGGATCACGACCGTCCACCGTTGTCGCCACCGTCGCTTCAAACCACTCTCCCTTCGGCTCAACCCTCCTCGGTGGGCGACTCGAGGCCGACCCCGCCCGCGCGGGCCGACGCGATCGCGCTGCCCACCGCCTCGGCCATCGCCGTTGCCTCCGAGTCGCCACCCGCGCCGTTGGTTGCCCTGTCCCCCGCCCCAGATCCGCAACCATCCCCCGACCGTGAGCGTGAGAAAGACGCGGAAGCCTGGGGCCATGAGTTGATGCTCTACGGCCACGAACAACTCATGCGCGCCTCGGACCACAGCACACTGGTCGCCTTCGCCGCCATTGCCTTTCAGGAGATCCGAGGCGACAGCGGCGATGGACCCGGCCCCAAGGTCGGATGCGCCCTGTTGCTTCTAAGCGTGCTGATGTGCGCGTTTGTCCATTTTGCGATGGGCCATGCTTTTATGGGCCGAGCGCGGCGTTTGATTCGTCGTCGGCGTCGCAGTTGGGGGTCGGAGTTACGTCATGGTCTGCACGTGACGTTGGCTTGGCTGGCGGCGCTGACCCAGTTCGGCTTGGTGATTGTGGGCACCATGTTGGTGTTGATGGACAACCCACCCGCGCCGTTGCCCAACTTGGTGACCTGGTGGGAGCAAGGGGTCGGCAAGTCGGTCAAGGCCGAAGCCGAGGGCGAATCCCAACCACCGTCCAAGGCCAAGAGTCCGCAGTCGGCCCCGGCGGGCGATGCCAACCCGTCGCCGCCCCCGCCCAACGACGCGCTCCTCCTCATCCCTCCTGACCAGGGGTCCGCCCCCGCCCTCAAAGCGTCCTCATGAGGTCGAGTCGAAGTCCCTCCCTGTGGTTGAGTCGCCGTGAGCAATCGGCCTGATTCCACCAAGCCAAACGACCCGCGCCACCTGAGCCCGACCCGGCTCGAAGTGGGGATGGACCCAAGGGAATCGGTTCAAGGGAGGCAATGGGTAAGTCGATAACATGGGTGGCTCGCGGAGGATGGTGAAGTTGAATACGGAACCGACCTTCGCGGGGATTCGGGAAACACCGTTGGGGGATGTCGGTTGTGGTTGAGGCCCCTGGGTCTCCGAGCTTCGGGAACGGCTCGCCGCGGCTTCGACATCATCAGTACGGACTTACAACCAGGAGGGTGGCGCGGTCTTCCAACGAGATCGTGTGCCCTTAGCACGACGGAACGTTCAAGGAGTTGAACTCCATGTCGATGTTCAAGACGATGGCCCTGAGCCTGGCTCTGGTCTTGGCTTCCACTGCCTCGGCCCAAGCCAACATTGGCGTCGGCAAGAGCCTGCCCGCCGCCCAGTGCCCGACCCCTCAGTACTATGATCCCGGTTGCGGTGGCGGCTCGTTGTGTGGTCCTAAGCAGCGCTGCTTCAGCATGCCCAAGATTTGCCTGCCTAAGATCACCATGCCCAAGCTGCGTCTAGAGAAGTATCAGGTCGTCAAGACCCGGTACCGTCTGGTCTGCGAAAAGCCGGCTTGCCCGCCGCCTGTCTGCTACCCCTACCCCACCGCTCAAGGTGGTGTGATCCACGCTGCTCCTCAGTTCGGCCCCGCGATGGGCGCTCCCCAAGGTCTCGCCGCTCCGGCTCCAGCTTTCCAAGGCCCCATCCCGGGTCCTCAACAGTGAGTTTGGCGAACCTCAGCTGGTCCGAAACCCAAGGTTGTTTCTCCGATTGAGTCCCGCCGCGCTTCGATGTGACCTCCCTCAATCGGATCTCCTATCGGCTCGGCTCGTCCACCCCTCGCGGTGTGCGGGCCGAGCCGTATTTTGCTTTGGAGAGGGGACCTCACAAACTCGGAGCGAGCATGGGACTTGCCGTTGACCACCTGGGGTTGGCATGATGAAAATCGGTAGCGGGAACTGGAGCTGGCCGGAAGGTTCCCCTCGACGTAACGTAAGCGGCTCGATCGACCAACCCGACCCGGACCGCTCCATTCAACGACGAAACACCATGCTAATGCGACCTCATCAGGCGACGCCTCAAGCCCCTCGGATCACCTCTGAAAGGATACGCAACACGTGAGGACGGTCATCACCGGCGGAGCGGGCTTCATCGGCTCCCATCTTTGCGAACGGTTTCTCCAGGACGGCGAGGTGATCTGTGTGGACAACCTCCTGACCGGCAACCTCCGCAACATCGAACATCTCAAAAGCCATCCCAAATTTCACTTCCTCGACCACAACATCTCCAAGCCCCTGGAGATCGACGGCCCGATCGACAACGTGCTGCACTTCGCCAGTCCGGCCAGTCCGGCCGACTATCTCAAGCATCCAATCCCGACCCTGAAGGTTGGCTCGTTGGGCACCCATAACGCCCTGGGGCTGGCAATGGCCAAGAAGGCGCGGTTCCTGCTGGCCAGTACCTCGGAAGTGTACGGCGATCCCGAAGTTCACCCCCAACGGGAGGATTACTGGGGTAACGTCAACCCGATCGGACCCCGGGGCTGTTACGACGAGGCCAAGCGATTTGCCGAGGCAATCACC encodes:
- a CDS encoding UDP-glucuronic acid decarboxylase family protein; protein product: MRTVITGGAGFIGSHLCERFLQDGEVICVDNLLTGNLRNIEHLKSHPKFHFLDHNISKPLEIDGPIDNVLHFASPASPADYLKHPIPTLKVGSLGTHNALGLAMAKKARFLLASTSEVYGDPEVHPQREDYWGNVNPIGPRGCYDEAKRFAEAITMAYHRHHGVNTHIVRIFNTYGPRMRLNDGRVLPAFMSQALRNEPITVFGEGRQTRSFCYVDDLVDGIHRLLFCDYHEPVNLGNPSEITVYELAKEIIALVPGCTSEIIHKDLPQDDPKRRRPDISLARRLLGWEPQVDRAVGLQRTLDYFKTVI